Proteins co-encoded in one Stenotrophomonas maltophilia genomic window:
- a CDS encoding S1/P1 nuclease — translation MKALHSLFLAAALAPALLSASAPAHAWGAQGHRLVAEVADTRLNPTARAEVDRLLATEPDATLASIAPWADQLRAKDPGLGRRSAGWHYVNIAEDNCHYEAPKHCRNGNCIVEALKAQSAILGDRSLTDGERLQALKFVVHLVGDIHQPMHAGYAHDKGGNDFQLQFGNRGTNLHSLWDSGMLNTRKLDDNGYLPVLQGLRAPKLARQSNPQRDPQTWAEASCRISMQAGVYPATRKIGDEYTERYRPLAEAQLRLAGENLAQLLNRVLGTR, via the coding sequence ATGAAAGCCCTGCACTCCCTGTTCCTCGCCGCCGCCCTGGCGCCGGCCCTGCTGTCCGCTTCCGCCCCGGCCCATGCCTGGGGCGCACAAGGCCACCGCCTTGTCGCCGAAGTCGCCGACACCCGCCTCAACCCCACCGCCCGCGCCGAAGTGGACCGCCTGCTGGCCACCGAGCCCGACGCCACCCTGGCCAGCATCGCGCCCTGGGCCGATCAGCTGCGCGCCAAGGACCCCGGCCTGGGCCGTCGCTCGGCCGGTTGGCACTACGTCAACATCGCCGAAGACAACTGCCATTACGAAGCCCCCAAGCACTGCAGGAACGGCAACTGCATCGTCGAGGCATTGAAGGCACAGAGCGCCATCCTCGGCGACCGCAGCCTGACCGACGGCGAGCGCCTGCAGGCGCTGAAGTTCGTCGTGCACCTGGTCGGCGACATCCACCAGCCGATGCATGCCGGCTACGCCCATGACAAGGGCGGCAATGATTTCCAGCTGCAGTTCGGCAACCGCGGCACCAACCTGCATTCGCTGTGGGACAGCGGCATGCTCAACACCCGCAAGCTGGACGACAACGGCTACCTGCCGGTACTGCAGGGCCTGCGCGCGCCGAAGCTGGCACGCCAGTCCAACCCTCAGCGCGACCCGCAGACCTGGGCCGAGGCCAGCTGCCGCATTTCCATGCAGGCTGGCGTTTATCCCGCCACGCGTAAAATCGGTGACGAGTACACCGAGCGCTACCGGCCGCTGGCCGAAGCGCAGCTGCGACTGGCCGGCGAGAACCTGGCGCAGTTGCTGAACCGCGTGCTCGGCACGCGTTGA